The Actinomycetota bacterium DNA window CCGCCTCGTTCACGGCCAGCTCGAAGGTCGGCGTGGTGACCTCGCCGATGCCCGGCACCGCCGGCGGGAACTTGACGTAGTCGAGCTGCTGGGCGGCGATGTTCTGGGTCTCCAGCGCCTGGAACTCGGGGCTCTCGCGGACCGAGGCCCTGGCCGCGATCTGGCCGGCCTTGGCCCAGTCGATCGAGTGGTCGCTGATCCAGGCGATGAAGACCTTGGACGCCTGCAGCTTGTTGGGGTCCTTCTGGGCCTGGGAGGTGACCACGAAGTTGTGCGAGCTGCCCCAGACGGCCGGCTGGGCGCCGATCTGCGGCAGCGGGGCCGCCCCCCACTCCAGGCCCTTGACCTTGTCCCACTCGTTCATCATCCAGATGCCGTCCCAGGTGAGGGCGTTCTTGCCCTGCCGGAAGGCGACCGCCTGGGCGTCGTTGGCCACGTTCTTGGGGCTGTAGCCCTGCTGGATGTTGCTGACCTGCCACTCCAGCGCCTGGACGCCGGCGTCGGAGTTGAACTGGGCCTGCGAGCCGTCGGCGTTGTAGGGCGTGCCCCCGAACTGGTGGATCAGCGACCACCACATCAGGTGGGCCGGCCAGGTCGAGGTCACCCAGAACGGGTTCTCGACCCCCTTGGCCTCCATCTCCTTGAGGGCGGCCTCGAAGCTCGCCCGGTCCTTGGGCGCCTCGCTCAGGCCGGCCTTCTGGAGGTCCGCCTGGTTGTAGTAGAAGAGCAGCGGGTGCACGTCCAGCGGAATGCCGTAGCGCTTCTCCTGCCAGATGCCGGCCGACCAGACGGTGGGGGCGAAGTCGCTCTCCTGGTACTCCAGCACGGTGGCGACCTCGTCGACCGGGATGATGACCCGGCGGGCGGCGTTGGTGGCCAGCTGGTCGATGTGCATGATGGCGATGTCGGGGCCGTTGCCACTGGACACCGCCGTGGGGACCTTGGCGTAGAAGTCGGCCCACTGGAGCACGTTCATCTCGACCTTGATGTTCTGGTTCTCGCTGTTGAACTGCTCGACCAGCTTGCGCATGAACGGGCCGTCGCCGCCGGTGAAGCCGTTCCAGAAGGCCAGGCTGACGTTCGGGCCGGTGTACTCCTTGCCCTCGCCGAACTGGCCGCCCCCGCCGCCGCCGGCGGCGCCAGGCGGGGCGTCGGTGCCGCCGCCGCAGGCGGCCAGGAGCAGGCCGGCGCCGGCGCCGGCGCCGATCCCGAGGAACTGCCGCCGGCTGAGCGGCCCCTGGTTGCTGTTGCGGTCCTTGCCCATGTCCCCACCTTTCTCGCCCCGGAGGCCGCCGGGGCAACGGTCCTACGGTCGGTAGATGCGGAAGTGGTCGAAGTCGGCGACGGCCCCGGCGCCGCCGTGGGAGATCAGCCCGATCCGGGGGTCGGTGCCGGCGGGCAGGGTCCAGACCCCGCCCCAGGTCCAGTGCCGGCCGTCGCGGCTGGAGGCGGCCCGGAACTCGTGCTCGCCGTTGGCCGGGTCGATGCGGTGGCTGAGGCGCAGCCAGGTCACCGGGGCCGGGGTGCCGACGGCCATGCCGCCCCAGGAGGTGCCGTCGGCGAACGGCATCTCCTTGCCGAACTCGGTCTGGCGGGTGTTCCAGATGGCCACATGCGACAGGCGCAGGAAGTGGTCGTCGTCCAGGTAGGCGATCAGGCCGGCCTGCTGGAAGTTGCGGACCTCGTCGACGCCGAGGTCGATGGCCAGCCTGGTCTCGACGGTGTAGGCGCCGGCCGGGGCGTCGCGCAGCAGCACCGAGGCGGTCTCGTCGGGGCCGACCAGGTCGCCGGGCTGGGTCGGCCAGCGGAGCGCCCCACCGGTCTCGGTGACGGCCGGGTCCGGCCCGCGCACCCAGCTCCAGCCCGGGCCGCCCACGGTGCCGTCGCCGAACTCGTCGGCGTACACCAGCTCGCCGACCCGCGGCGGCGGCACCCGGTGGCGCACCGGGTCGTACAGGCGGGCGGCGCCCAGGTTGGCCGCCTCGGCCGGCCCGCAGCGGGCGGCCGCCCCGACGGCGCCGGCCCCGCCGGTCCCGTGCGGCAGGACCCGGCGCTGGACGGCCACCGGGTCGTGCAGCCGGGCGTCGGTGACCTCCACGGTGAGCAGACGGCCGCGCAGCTCGGCGGCGACGTTGTGCCAGGTGTCGTGGCGGAAGCCGGCCGGCAGCGGGCTCGCCTCACGGCCCAGCGACCTCCCGCCCCGGACGACGTCGGTGACCAGGGCGCCGGCCTCCCGGTCGAGCCAGCTGACCACGTAGTTGCGGTGGCTGCGCCAGCTCGTGACCAGCCCGGCGGCGGTCGCGCCCTCGCCGAGGCGCAGGTCCCCCTCGGCCCGGTAGTCGTCCGGCGAGCGGCCGGCGGTGACGTCGAAGGCCGGCTCGCAGCTGTCGGCCGGCGGGTCAAGGGCGCCGTCGGGAAGCGCGACCGTCCAGTCGGTGATCGGGGCCCGCTGGGGCCCCTCCGAGGCCCAGCGGCCGGCCCGGACCGTCGGCCAGCCGTCGATCCAGTCGAGGCGGTCGAGCAGCATCGGTCGCTCGTTGATGCCGAAGGGCTCGTCGAGGAAGGGGTCGCGCCGGTCGATGGCGTGGTAGACGAACCAGTCCTGGCCGGCCAGGTCGGTGACGACGGCGTTGTGGCCGGTGCCGACCCAGGTGTTGCCGTTGGGGGTGACGACGATGGTGCCGCCGACCCTGGAGGTGACCAGGGAGATGCCGTCGCGGTCGACGAACGGGCCCAGGGGGCTGGCCGAGCGGCCCGCGAACACCGTGTAGCCGGTGGTCGGGCCGGCGCAGCAGTTGGCCTCGGAGGCGAACAGGTAGTACCAGCGGCCGTGGCGGACGACGTAGGCGCCCTCGTAGCGGTTGTCGATGGCGACCATGGTCGGGGTGCCGACCGCCCGGGTGGCGTCGTCGTTGAGCTCGGTGACGAAGATGCCGCCGTAGTAGGAGCCGTAGTAGAGGTAGCGGGTGCCGTCGATGTCGGTGAACTGCGAGGGGTCGAAGGTCCACTTGAAGTCGCCCGGGTTGCCGCTGTCGCCCCGGCGGGGGCCGACCACCGGCTCGCCCGAGTCGGTCCAGGGCCCGGTCGGGGTCGGGGCCGTGGCCACGCCGATGGCGTTGTCGTTGGGCTCGTCGGTCACGGTCGTCTGGGTGACGACGTAGTAGAGGTAGTAGGTGCCGTCCAGGTAGCGGATGTCGGGAGCCCAGAGGGCGGCGTCCGGGGCGGCCCAGGCGGGCAGCGTCGACTCGGTGAAGGCGTCGCCGACGTAGGTCCAGTTGACCAGGTCGGCCGAGCGGGCCGTGGGGATGAGGTGCCGGGTGCGCTCCCCCTCCCGCAGCGGGTCGGTGGTCCCGTAGGCGTACCACCAGCCGTCCTTGGCCTTGATCACGGCCGGGTCGGCGAAGGTGTCGGCGAAGTCGCGGGAGACGGGATTCGTGTAGGTGGCGGGGCTGGGGGCGGCGCCGGCCCGGGGTGCGAGGGCGATCCCGGCCAGGCAGAGGGCGAGCAGTAGGCCGGCGGCGAGGGTCGTTCGACCTGGCCGCTGACGGCCGCCCGGTGAGACCACGGCACGGATCATGGGACCGGACTCCTTCGCTGGACGTCCCTGACCGTCTCTGTTCGCTTCAGGCTACTTTATGTTCGACTTCGTGAGAAGGGCCTAGTTGGCCGTATACCACCCGAATCAGCGCCGGAACCCGGTTCAGCGGGAATGGGGCATGGCGGCGCGCAGGAGCTCGGCCGCCTGCTCGGGGGCGATGTCGTTGATGAACACGCCCGCCCCCGACTCGCTGGCGGCCAGGTACTTGAGCTTGGTGGCCGTGCGGCGGATGGAGAACGCCTCCAGATGGGCGTGGGCCAGGTCGCGGTCGCGCCGCACCGGCGCCTGGTGGCAGGTCAGCATGTAGGGCAGGGGCTGGTCGAACAGCGCGTCGAAGCGGCCGAGGACGTCCTTGAGCAGCGCCGCCAGGCCGTCGCGCTCGTCGTCGCCGAGCGCCGGCAGGTCGGGCAGGTGGCGGGTCGGGAACAGGTGGACCTCGAACGGCCAGCGGGCGCCGAAGGGCACGAAGGCCAGCCAGCCCGGCGCCGTCGCCACCACCCGCTCCCCGTCGGCCTCGGCGGCCACGATCGAACAGCTGCGGCACTCGCCGGTGGCGTCCCGGTAGGCCCGGGCCACGTCCAGCTGGCGGGCCGTCCGCGGGGCCACGAACGGGTAGGCGTAGATCTGCCCGTGGGGGTGGTGCAGGGTGACCCCGATCTCCTCGCCCCGGTTCTCGAACGGGAACACCTGCTCCACCCCGTCCAGGGCGCCCAGCTCCAGGGTCCGGTCGGCCCAGACCTCGACGACCGTGCGGATGCGGCCGACCGGCAGCCGGGCCAGCGCCCCGCCGTGGTCGGCGGTGAAGCAGACGACCTCGCAGCGCCCAACCCCCGGCTGGCGGTGGAACGGTCCGCCATCGGCCACCGGACCGGGGTCGGGAGCCAGCGACGGGAAGCGGTTCTCGAACACCACCACGTCGTAGTCGGCGGCCGGGATCTCGGTCGCCCGGCCCTCCCTGGACGGGCAGAGCGGGCACTGGTCGGCCGGGGGCAGGTGGGTCCGGCCCTGGCGGTGGGAGGCGACCACCACCCACTCCTCGGTCAGCGGGTCGCAGCGGATCTGGCTGGAGGTCACGGCCGCGGTGAGGTCGCGGGTGTCGGGGACGTGGCGGTCGACCCCCTCGCGCTCGTCGAAGTAGAGCAGCTCGCGCCCGTCGGCCAGCCGGATCGAGGTCTTGACCAGCTTCACGACGCCACCTCCTCGGCCGGCTGCCGCCGCGCGTCGACGAGCCGCACGCGGAGCCCGGCGTCGGCCAGCGCCGCCAGGGCCGTCCGGTCGGCTCCGTCGTCGGTGATCAGCTCGTCGACCTCGTCGCAGCGGGCGAAGGTGGCCAGCGACACCTGTCCCAGCTTGCTCGAGTCGGCCACCACCACCACCCGCCGGGCGCCCGCGACCAGGACCCGGTTGGTCTCCGCCTCGGCGATGTTGGGCGTGGTCAGCCCGGCCCTGGCGTCGATCGAGTGCACCCCCAGGAACAGCAGGTCGGTGTTGAGCTGGCGCAGGACGTGGTTGGCGAACGGCCCGACGAGCGCGTCGGACGGCGTCCGGAAGGAGCCGCCGGAGACCACGATCGAGTGCCAGCCGTTGGCCTCGAGGGCGCCGGCGATGTTGAGCGAGTTGGTCACGAAGGTGAGGTCGCGCACCCCGCCGCCGCGCAGGCGCCGCGCCACCTGCCAGGTCGTGGTCCCGGCGGACAGGGCCACCGTCATGCCGTCGTGGACGAGGGCGACGGCCGCCGCGGCGATGGCCGCCTTGGCCGGGGCGTTGACGCGGCGCTTGGCGGCGAAGTGGGGCTCGGCGGCGCCGCCCTTGGCCAGCACGGCCCCGCCGTGGACCTTCTCGACGAGCTGCTGGGCGGCGAGCGCGCCCAGGTCGCGCCGGATGGTCATCTCCGAGACCGCCAGCGCGCCGGCCAGCTCAGCGACCGTGGCGGCACCCGAGGGCATCAGGGCCCGCAGGATGGCGTCGCGACGTTCCTGGGCAAGCACATCGGCCTCCTCGGCCCTACCGTACCGTATCCGACCGACACCGAACAGACTCCATCAGGAACCGCGTGTGAACCTGTTCGAGGTCGTCCAGGACCGGAACCGGTCGGCCACCGGGGTGGCGCGGCGGTGCAAGGTGCCGATCTCATCCGCCTCCAGGTCGTACAGGCCCATCCTGACCAGGTGCTCCCCCACCGGCCCGAGGGCGTCCCGGTACTCCCAGCCAACCAGGTCGAACAACGGCCACCAGGTGTAGCCGACGATCTCCAGGCCCTGGTCTCGCAGGCCGGCCACCAGCTCCAGGGAGGCGTCCAGCCAGGCCAGCCGCCGGGCGACCCCGCCCAGGACGCTGGTCTCGGTGACCATCAGGGGACGCCGGTAGCGGGCGGCGAAGGCGCGGAGCAGCTCCTCCAGCCCGGCCGTCCAGTCGTCGCGCCGGGGGCGGAGGGCGACCGGGACCACCTCCCCGGCCCGGTACTCGGCGGTGGTCAGGTGCGGGTAGTAGTTGACGCCGAGGACGTCGGGGTGGGCCGGGTTGCGCGCGGCCCAGGCCAGGTCGTCGTCGCCGAAGCCGTGGCGGCGCAGGTAGCCGGCCAGCGGGTGATCGTCGTCGACCATGCCGCAGAGCAGGTCCTGGATGAGGAACTGGCGGGCCCGGAGCAGCTCGACCTCCTCGGCGAAGGCCTCGGTCGCCC harbors:
- a CDS encoding family 43 glycosylhydrolase, whose amino-acid sequence is MIRAVVSPGGRQRPGRTTLAAGLLLALCLAGIALAPRAGAAPSPATYTNPVSRDFADTFADPAVIKAKDGWWYAYGTTDPLREGERTRHLIPTARSADLVNWTYVGDAFTESTLPAWAAPDAALWAPDIRYLDGTYYLYYVVTQTTVTDEPNDNAIGVATAPTPTGPWTDSGEPVVGPRRGDSGNPGDFKWTFDPSQFTDIDGTRYLYYGSYYGGIFVTELNDDATRAVGTPTMVAIDNRYEGAYVVRHGRWYYLFASEANCCAGPTTGYTVFAGRSASPLGPFVDRDGISLVTSRVGGTIVVTPNGNTWVGTGHNAVVTDLAGQDWFVYHAIDRRDPFLDEPFGINERPMLLDRLDWIDGWPTVRAGRWASEGPQRAPITDWTVALPDGALDPPADSCEPAFDVTAGRSPDDYRAEGDLRLGEGATAAGLVTSWRSHRNYVVSWLDREAGALVTDVVRGGRSLGREASPLPAGFRHDTWHNVAAELRGRLLTVEVTDARLHDPVAVQRRVLPHGTGGAGAVGAAARCGPAEAANLGAARLYDPVRHRVPPPRVGELVYADEFGDGTVGGPGWSWVRGPDPAVTETGGALRWPTQPGDLVGPDETASVLLRDAPAGAYTVETRLAIDLGVDEVRNFQQAGLIAYLDDDHFLRLSHVAIWNTRQTEFGKEMPFADGTSWGGMAVGTPAPVTWLRLSHRIDPANGEHEFRAASSRDGRHWTWGGVWTLPAGTDPRIGLISHGGAGAVADFDHFRIYRP
- a CDS encoding ABC transporter substrate-binding protein — its product is MGKDRNSNQGPLSRRQFLGIGAGAGAGLLLAACGGGTDAPPGAAGGGGGGQFGEGKEYTGPNVSLAFWNGFTGGDGPFMRKLVEQFNSENQNIKVEMNVLQWADFYAKVPTAVSSGNGPDIAIMHIDQLATNAARRVIIPVDEVATVLEYQESDFAPTVWSAGIWQEKRYGIPLDVHPLLFYYNQADLQKAGLSEAPKDRASFEAALKEMEAKGVENPFWVTSTWPAHLMWWSLIHQFGGTPYNADGSQAQFNSDAGVQALEWQVSNIQQGYSPKNVANDAQAVAFRQGKNALTWDGIWMMNEWDKVKGLEWGAAPLPQIGAQPAVWGSSHNFVVTSQAQKDPNKLQASKVFIAWISDHSIDWAKAGQIAARASVRESPEFQALETQNIAAQQLDYVKFPPAVPGIGEVTTPTFELAVNEA
- the galT gene encoding galactose-1-phosphate uridylyltransferase, with product MVKTSIRLADGRELLYFDEREGVDRHVPDTRDLTAAVTSSQIRCDPLTEEWVVVASHRQGRTHLPPADQCPLCPSREGRATEIPAADYDVVVFENRFPSLAPDPGPVADGGPFHRQPGVGRCEVVCFTADHGGALARLPVGRIRTVVEVWADRTLELGALDGVEQVFPFENRGEEIGVTLHHPHGQIYAYPFVAPRTARQLDVARAYRDATGECRSCSIVAAEADGERVVATAPGWLAFVPFGARWPFEVHLFPTRHLPDLPALGDDERDGLAALLKDVLGRFDALFDQPLPYMLTCHQAPVRRDRDLAHAHLEAFSIRRTATKLKYLAASESGAGVFINDIAPEQAAELLRAAMPHSR
- a CDS encoding DeoR/GlpR family DNA-binding transcription regulator, which gives rise to MLAQERRDAILRALMPSGAATVAELAGALAVSEMTIRRDLGALAAQQLVEKVHGGAVLAKGGAAEPHFAAKRRVNAPAKAAIAAAAVALVHDGMTVALSAGTTTWQVARRLRGGGVRDLTFVTNSLNIAGALEANGWHSIVVSGGSFRTPSDALVGPFANHVLRQLNTDLLFLGVHSIDARAGLTTPNIAEAETNRVLVAGARRVVVVADSSKLGQVSLATFARCDEVDELITDDGADRTALAALADAGLRVRLVDARRQPAEEVAS
- a CDS encoding family 1 glycosylhydrolase, translating into MEAIVDLVHYGTPLWLDNAFLHTDFPDRLAEYAAALADRYRDRLTLWTPMNEPQITAMHCGEQGIWPPRLTGHDGYVKLVRAIVRGVVAAQRAVVEASGGRASFVHVEATFRYAGATEAFAEEVELLRARQFLIQDLLCGMVDDDHPLAGYLRRHGFGDDDLAWAARNPAHPDVLGVNYYPHLTTAEYRAGEVVPVALRPRRDDWTAGLEELLRAFAARYRRPLMVTETSVLGGVARRLAWLDASLELVAGLRDQGLEIVGYTWWPLFDLVGWEYRDALGPVGEHLVRMGLYDLEADEIGTLHRRATPVADRFRSWTTSNRFTRGS